A stretch of Corallococcus macrosporus DNA encodes these proteins:
- a CDS encoding peptidylprolyl isomerase, whose translation MATKKNPPEKSPAAKASGPSSAPAKPAKSAAAPSGSPKPPASAKPAQQAPAPAPVPVHQLVQRLPIAPGLGHQADLPEVKAPSLENLNIRVPQGEDLTEEDLLERFHELARAKAQVRQRAEGEALAMGDDVQLDILGYANGRLIPLSTRVGYWMELAPQVMLPGFSEVIAEASVGDSVEVGLVLPDNYPAEQLRGMPARFLVDVKAAREVRMPDTESDAFLQQLGRGSTHEEVMSSIVEEMEGEMADMLWVDARNRVLDEIVARSNVTVPKALVDEEIRRRWQQAEGEVLAQKFFSLEEQQEALDGWLHHPGIREDVERRLKIALVLRAIAQRDKLQLTPQYALELLKESSEPFGITEAQLRESMLDPAASAQMTDVAWHLLAVEHVMTQARVTFEGAEAGLA comes from the coding sequence GTGGCCACGAAGAAGAATCCCCCTGAGAAGTCTCCGGCCGCCAAGGCGTCCGGCCCGTCTTCCGCCCCGGCGAAGCCGGCGAAGTCCGCCGCCGCCCCTTCCGGAAGCCCCAAGCCCCCCGCCAGCGCGAAGCCCGCGCAGCAGGCTCCCGCCCCCGCGCCGGTCCCCGTGCACCAGTTGGTGCAGCGGCTGCCCATCGCGCCCGGCCTGGGCCACCAGGCGGACCTGCCGGAGGTGAAGGCCCCGTCGCTGGAGAACCTGAACATCCGCGTGCCCCAGGGCGAGGACCTCACGGAGGAGGACCTGCTGGAGCGCTTCCACGAGCTGGCCCGCGCGAAGGCGCAGGTCCGCCAGCGCGCGGAAGGGGAAGCCCTGGCCATGGGCGACGACGTGCAACTGGACATCCTGGGCTACGCCAACGGCCGCCTCATCCCGCTGAGCACGCGCGTGGGCTACTGGATGGAGCTGGCCCCCCAGGTGATGCTGCCCGGCTTCTCGGAGGTCATCGCCGAGGCCAGCGTGGGCGACAGCGTGGAGGTGGGGCTGGTGCTGCCGGACAACTACCCGGCGGAGCAGCTGCGCGGCATGCCGGCGCGCTTCCTGGTGGACGTGAAGGCCGCGCGCGAGGTGCGCATGCCCGACACGGAGTCGGACGCGTTCCTCCAGCAGCTGGGCCGCGGCTCCACGCATGAAGAGGTCATGAGCTCCATCGTGGAGGAGATGGAGGGCGAGATGGCCGACATGCTCTGGGTGGACGCGCGCAACCGCGTGCTGGACGAGATCGTCGCCCGCTCCAACGTCACCGTGCCCAAGGCGCTGGTGGACGAGGAGATCCGCCGCCGCTGGCAGCAGGCGGAGGGCGAGGTGCTGGCGCAGAAGTTCTTCAGCCTGGAGGAGCAGCAGGAGGCGCTGGACGGCTGGCTGCACCACCCGGGCATCCGCGAAGACGTGGAGCGCCGGCTCAAGATCGCCCTGGTGCTGCGCGCCATCGCGCAGCGGGACAAGCTCCAGCTCACGCCCCAGTACGCGCTGGAGCTGCTGAAGGAGTCCTCGGAGCCCTTCGGCATCACCGAGGCGCAGCTGCGCGAGTCCATGCTGGACCCGGCCGCGTCCGCGCAGATGACCGACGTCGCGTGGCACCTGCTCGCCGTGGAGCACGTGATGACGCAGGCGCGGGTGACCTTCGAGGGCGCCGAGGCCGGGCTGGCCTAG
- the ppk1 gene encoding polyphosphate kinase 1 has translation MAKRAAAKNTTQKTLDRDVVPPGMELPDSDLFFNRELSWLAFNDRVLQLSESPEVPLMERLKFISIYARNLDEFFMIRVARLHEQIAARVGRLVPDGASPGDTLDKLHTGILEQGRRHADCFEKVLRPALAEKGLRILSMKELDADQRAQVDQRFREQIFPVLTPLAIGLGRHFPYISNLSLSLAVLLRDPVAEEESVARVKVPKEILPRFVPLKGGTLFVPLEEIIAQHLGDLFPGMEVLNWSLFRVTRDADFTVSEDAEDLLKAVETELSQRRFGDVIRLEIQAGMNAKLLEPLVEALTLEPRQVYEEHGLLDLADVMSLAMTPGFSEQRDPPWTPVTQARLRTDNESPDGGGTVMSAMRRGDLLVHHPYESFASSVERFVSEAVEDPDVLALKQTVYRTSDSSPLVPALIRATEHGKQAVCMVELKARFDERTNIRWANALEEAGVHVVYGIPSLKTHAKAILIVRREGERVRHYVHIGTGNYNPKTARLYTDLGLFTTDPDIGADVADVFNFLTGFGRPRSFRKLLVAPLTMREGLLEEIKKTQAAHTPEAPARILMKMNALVDPGIIRALYDASRAGVRVELNVRGICCLRPGVPGVSENIRVVSNLGRFLEHPRIYAFDRGPTSRCYIGSADLMPRNLDHRVEILAPVEDPALAAQVKDVVERCMVDTSGAWELGSDGTWRRRTAATPTDKRSAQGELMERALRMVQMQSGRPVG, from the coding sequence ATGGCGAAGCGCGCCGCCGCGAAAAACACCACCCAGAAGACCCTGGACCGGGACGTCGTCCCGCCGGGCATGGAGCTGCCGGACAGCGACCTGTTCTTCAACCGGGAGCTGTCGTGGCTGGCCTTCAACGACCGGGTGCTCCAGCTGTCGGAGTCCCCGGAGGTGCCGCTGATGGAGCGGCTGAAGTTCATCTCCATCTACGCGCGCAACCTGGACGAGTTCTTCATGATCCGCGTGGCGCGGCTGCACGAGCAGATCGCCGCGCGCGTGGGGCGCCTGGTTCCCGACGGCGCGTCCCCGGGTGACACGCTGGACAAGCTGCACACGGGCATCCTGGAGCAGGGCCGGCGCCACGCGGACTGCTTCGAGAAGGTCCTGCGCCCCGCGCTGGCGGAGAAGGGCCTGCGCATCCTGTCCATGAAGGAGCTGGACGCGGACCAGCGCGCGCAGGTGGATCAGCGCTTCCGTGAGCAGATCTTCCCCGTGCTCACGCCGCTGGCCATCGGGCTGGGGCGGCACTTCCCGTACATCTCCAACCTGTCCCTGAGCCTCGCGGTGCTGCTGCGCGACCCGGTGGCGGAGGAGGAGAGCGTCGCGCGGGTGAAGGTGCCCAAGGAGATTCTGCCCCGCTTCGTGCCGCTCAAGGGGGGCACGCTCTTCGTGCCGCTGGAGGAGATCATCGCGCAGCACCTGGGGGACCTGTTCCCCGGGATGGAGGTCCTCAACTGGAGCCTCTTCCGCGTCACGCGCGACGCGGACTTCACCGTGTCCGAGGACGCGGAGGACCTGCTCAAGGCGGTGGAGACGGAGCTGAGCCAGCGCCGCTTCGGGGACGTCATCCGCCTGGAGATCCAAGCGGGGATGAACGCGAAGCTGCTGGAGCCGCTGGTGGAGGCGCTGACGCTGGAGCCCCGGCAGGTGTACGAGGAGCACGGCCTGCTGGACCTGGCGGACGTGATGTCGCTGGCGATGACGCCGGGCTTCTCCGAGCAGCGCGACCCGCCGTGGACGCCGGTGACGCAGGCGCGGCTGCGCACGGACAACGAGTCCCCGGACGGCGGGGGCACGGTGATGTCCGCGATGCGCCGGGGCGACCTCTTGGTGCACCACCCCTACGAGTCCTTCGCCTCCTCCGTGGAGCGCTTCGTGAGCGAGGCGGTGGAGGACCCGGACGTGCTGGCGCTGAAGCAGACGGTGTACCGCACGTCGGACAGCTCACCGCTGGTGCCCGCGCTCATCCGCGCGACGGAGCACGGCAAGCAGGCGGTGTGCATGGTGGAGCTGAAGGCCCGCTTCGACGAGCGCACCAACATCCGCTGGGCGAACGCGCTGGAAGAGGCGGGCGTGCACGTCGTGTATGGGATTCCCAGCCTGAAGACGCACGCGAAGGCCATCCTCATCGTGCGGCGCGAGGGCGAGCGGGTGCGGCACTACGTGCACATCGGCACGGGCAACTACAACCCGAAGACGGCGCGGCTCTACACGGACCTGGGGCTGTTCACCACCGACCCGGACATTGGCGCGGACGTGGCGGACGTCTTCAACTTCCTCACCGGCTTCGGCCGGCCGCGCTCCTTCCGCAAGCTGCTGGTGGCGCCGCTGACCATGCGCGAGGGGTTGCTGGAGGAGATCAAGAAGACGCAGGCGGCGCACACGCCGGAGGCGCCCGCGCGCATCCTGATGAAGATGAACGCGCTGGTGGACCCGGGCATCATCCGCGCGCTCTACGACGCGTCCCGCGCGGGCGTGCGCGTGGAGCTCAACGTGCGCGGCATCTGCTGCCTGCGGCCGGGGGTGCCCGGCGTGTCGGAGAACATCCGCGTCGTCTCCAACCTGGGCCGCTTCCTCGAGCACCCGCGCATCTACGCCTTCGACCGGGGCCCCACGTCGCGCTGCTACATCGGGTCCGCGGACCTGATGCCGCGCAACCTGGACCACCGCGTGGAGATATTGGCGCCCGTGGAGGACCCGGCCCTGGCCGCGCAGGTGAAGGACGTGGTGGAGCGCTGCATGGTGGACACCAGCGGCGCGTGGGAGCTGGGCTCGGACGGCACGTGGCGGCGGCGCACCGCCGCCACGCCCACCGACAAGCGCTCCGCCCAGGGAGAACTCATGGAGCGCGCGCTCCGCATGGTGCAGATGCAGAGCGGCCGCCCCGTGGGGTGA
- a CDS encoding App1 family protein, with amino-acid sequence MPELYPLLFRFAVKADAHYDVLSRRVRKGLGIAPPLRILPYRGYGTPERVVIKARVLEERKVTPQRQRHTLWSSAVASYKRYMTREIASAHVAVRWGDKRWEGVTDEEGFLELWVPPPEGVRSGWHMVELELLSPEAEGVPRVSAPVRVAGTSAELGVISDIDDTVIATGVTDPLKRAWALFLTEHRVRLPFPGVDAFYAALQAGASGTADNPIFYVSSSPWNLYEHLDEFLSIHRIPIGPLLLRDWGLSRDGFAPGGGHGHKLDKIRGVLETLAHLPFVLIGDSGQEDAEHYRTIVREYPGRIRCVYIRNVPGSSKRGAQMEAIAKDIRDAGSELVVVDDTVAAARHAARAGWIRWEEVPEVEAHRREDAARSALGERG; translated from the coding sequence ATGCCCGAACTGTACCCGCTGCTGTTCCGCTTCGCCGTGAAGGCGGACGCCCACTACGACGTGCTGAGCCGCCGCGTGCGCAAGGGGCTGGGCATCGCCCCGCCGCTGCGCATCCTGCCGTACCGGGGCTACGGCACCCCGGAGCGCGTGGTCATCAAGGCGCGCGTGCTGGAGGAGCGCAAGGTGACGCCGCAGCGCCAGCGCCACACGCTGTGGAGCAGCGCCGTGGCCTCCTACAAGCGCTACATGACCCGCGAAATCGCCAGCGCGCACGTGGCGGTGCGCTGGGGGGACAAGCGCTGGGAGGGCGTCACCGACGAGGAGGGCTTCCTGGAGCTGTGGGTGCCGCCGCCCGAGGGCGTGCGCTCCGGCTGGCACATGGTGGAGCTGGAGCTGCTGTCCCCGGAGGCCGAAGGCGTGCCGCGCGTGTCCGCGCCCGTGCGGGTGGCGGGGACGAGCGCGGAACTGGGCGTCATCAGCGACATCGACGACACGGTCATCGCCACGGGGGTGACGGATCCGCTCAAGCGCGCGTGGGCGCTGTTCCTCACGGAGCACCGGGTGCGGCTGCCCTTCCCGGGCGTGGACGCGTTCTACGCGGCGCTCCAGGCGGGCGCGAGCGGCACGGCGGACAACCCCATCTTCTACGTGTCCAGCAGCCCGTGGAACCTCTACGAGCACCTGGACGAGTTCCTCTCCATCCACCGCATCCCCATTGGCCCGCTGCTCTTGCGTGACTGGGGCCTGTCGCGGGACGGCTTCGCGCCGGGCGGGGGACACGGGCACAAGCTGGACAAGATCCGCGGCGTGCTGGAGACGCTGGCGCACCTGCCCTTCGTGCTGATTGGCGACAGCGGCCAGGAGGACGCGGAGCACTACCGCACCATCGTGCGCGAGTACCCGGGCCGCATCCGCTGCGTCTACATCCGCAACGTGCCGGGGAGCTCCAAGCGCGGCGCGCAGATGGAGGCCATCGCGAAGGACATCCGCGACGCGGGCAGTGAGCTGGTCGTCGTGGACGACACGGTGGCCGCCGCGAGGCACGCGGCGCGCGCCGGGTGGATCCGCTGGGAGGAGGTCCCGGAGGTGGAGGCCCACCGCCGCGAGGACGCCGCGCGCAGCGCCCTGGGCGAGCGGGGCTGA
- a CDS encoding glycoside hydrolase family 15 protein: protein MNPHHEDLKGGVAIEDHGVIGDLRTVALVGNEGTIDWLCYPHFDSPSLFAALLDPEKGGYWRVSPEPDGVMKRQFYWPDTNVLVTRFYTPNGVGELIDLMPLGRGARAEGREVLRRIRVVRGEMSFRMECFPAFNYARDEHETHVVKGGAAFVSKTLSMQLVTPVPLKQEGNGVVAHFTLKESESAVFTLREGGIEGCHHHLHTHDSAEKLFRDTVDYWRHWLSKCKYTGRWREMVQRSALALKLMTFEPTGAIVAAPTCSLPESPGGTRNWDYRFCWLRDAAFTVYAFLRIGFNDEAEAFMRWVEKRCAENGDGPLPLMFSLDGSPVPREEELKHLRGYGGAQPVRIGNLAAKQLQLDIYGELMDSVYLSNKYAVPISYDFWSHLRRLVDWVCDHWQMEDEGIWEIRGSRRHFVYSKLMCWVAVDRAIRLADKRSLPANRSKWLKTRDAIFEEIMDKGWCKEKGAFIQAYGHEALDAANLLMPLVFFLSPVDPRMLSTLDLIRKAPRDGGLTSDGLVFRYEADEKLDGIEGSEGTFNLCSFWLVEAMTRASPVRPDLLDEARLIFERMQGYANHLGLYAEQTGMSGEAMGNFPQALTHLSLISAAYNLDRTLGRHD, encoded by the coding sequence GTGAATCCCCATCACGAGGACCTGAAGGGCGGCGTGGCCATTGAAGACCACGGCGTCATCGGGGACCTCCGCACGGTGGCGCTGGTCGGCAACGAAGGCACCATCGACTGGCTGTGCTACCCGCACTTCGACAGCCCCAGCCTCTTCGCCGCGCTGCTGGACCCGGAGAAGGGTGGGTACTGGCGCGTGTCCCCGGAGCCGGACGGGGTGATGAAGCGCCAGTTCTACTGGCCGGACACCAACGTGCTGGTGACGCGCTTCTACACGCCCAATGGCGTGGGGGAGCTCATCGACCTGATGCCCCTGGGCAGGGGCGCGCGGGCGGAGGGGCGCGAGGTCCTGCGGCGCATCCGCGTGGTGCGCGGGGAGATGTCCTTCCGCATGGAGTGCTTCCCGGCGTTCAACTACGCGCGCGACGAACACGAGACGCACGTGGTGAAGGGCGGCGCGGCCTTCGTCTCCAAGACGCTGAGCATGCAACTGGTGACGCCCGTCCCGCTGAAGCAGGAGGGCAACGGTGTCGTCGCGCACTTCACGCTGAAGGAGAGCGAGTCCGCGGTCTTCACCCTGCGCGAGGGCGGCATCGAGGGCTGCCACCACCACCTGCACACGCACGACTCCGCGGAGAAGCTCTTCCGCGACACGGTGGACTACTGGCGCCACTGGCTGTCCAAGTGCAAGTACACGGGGCGGTGGCGGGAGATGGTGCAGCGCTCCGCGCTGGCCCTGAAGCTGATGACCTTCGAGCCGACCGGGGCCATTGTCGCCGCGCCCACGTGCAGCCTGCCGGAGTCCCCCGGCGGCACGCGCAACTGGGACTACCGCTTCTGCTGGCTGCGCGACGCGGCCTTCACCGTCTACGCGTTCCTGCGCATCGGCTTCAACGATGAGGCCGAGGCGTTCATGCGCTGGGTGGAGAAGCGCTGCGCGGAGAACGGGGACGGGCCCCTGCCGCTGATGTTCAGCCTGGACGGCTCACCGGTGCCCAGGGAGGAGGAGCTCAAGCACCTGCGCGGCTACGGCGGCGCGCAGCCGGTGCGCATTGGCAACCTGGCGGCGAAGCAGCTCCAGCTGGACATCTACGGCGAGCTGATGGACTCCGTGTACCTGTCCAACAAGTACGCGGTGCCCATCTCGTATGACTTCTGGAGTCACCTGCGGCGGCTGGTGGACTGGGTGTGCGACCACTGGCAGATGGAGGACGAGGGCATCTGGGAGATCCGCGGCTCACGCCGGCACTTCGTCTACTCGAAGCTGATGTGCTGGGTGGCGGTGGACCGGGCCATCCGGCTGGCGGACAAGCGCAGCCTGCCGGCGAACCGCTCGAAGTGGCTGAAGACGCGCGACGCCATCTTCGAGGAGATCATGGACAAGGGCTGGTGCAAGGAGAAGGGCGCCTTCATCCAGGCCTACGGGCACGAAGCGCTGGACGCGGCGAACCTCCTGATGCCGCTGGTCTTCTTCCTGTCACCGGTGGATCCGCGGATGCTCTCCACGCTGGACCTCATCCGCAAGGCGCCGAGGGACGGGGGGCTCACGTCGGACGGCCTGGTGTTCCGCTACGAGGCGGACGAGAAGCTGGATGGGATCGAGGGCAGCGAAGGCACCTTCAACCTGTGCAGCTTCTGGCTGGTGGAGGCGATGACGCGCGCGAGCCCGGTGCGGCCGGACCTGCTGGACGAGGCGCGGCTCATCTTCGAGCGGATGCAGGGCTACGCGAACCACCTGGGGCTGTACGCGGAGCAGACGGGCATGTCCGGCGAGGCGATGGGCAACTTCCCGCAGGCGCTCACGCATCTGTCGCTCATCAGCGCCGCGTACAACCTGGACCGGACGTTGGGCCGCCACGATTGA
- a CDS encoding glucose 1-dehydrogenase — MKAVAVMFPSREVRVLDVPEPRLHSPTQVKVRTLEIGVCGTDQDILKGHHGAAPKGEDHLILGHECLGEVMEVGAHVQGLKPGDLVVPRVRRPCPHAHCPACRHGHPDFCVTGDYTERGIQGAHGFCSEHFVEDAAYLHKADDSLRGVAVLTEPLTIAEKGLRELAHIQSRLPWKPAPGKALVLGAGPVAQLGAMALMRGGFDVTVYSRSPKPNEKAAASEAVGAPYISSKEVSVEDLKKQLGGVAVIYEATGASKVAFDSLQVLEENGVLIFTGVPGREEPLELKGDQVLGQLVLGNRVMFGTVNAADSDFREALEDLARFRAKWPGRVEALITQRHPPSEFAKVVEAKGGIKHVISFQEHAR; from the coding sequence ATGAAGGCCGTCGCCGTCATGTTTCCCTCGCGCGAGGTGCGCGTCCTCGACGTTCCCGAACCGCGGCTGCACTCGCCCACCCAGGTCAAGGTGCGCACGCTGGAGATTGGCGTGTGCGGCACCGACCAGGACATCCTCAAGGGCCATCACGGCGCGGCGCCGAAGGGGGAGGACCACCTCATCCTGGGCCACGAGTGCCTGGGCGAGGTGATGGAGGTGGGCGCGCACGTGCAGGGCCTGAAGCCGGGGGACCTGGTGGTGCCCCGGGTGCGCCGGCCCTGTCCGCACGCGCACTGCCCCGCGTGCCGCCACGGCCACCCGGACTTCTGCGTGACGGGGGACTACACGGAGCGCGGCATCCAGGGCGCGCACGGCTTCTGTTCAGAGCACTTCGTGGAGGACGCGGCCTACCTGCACAAGGCGGACGACAGCTTGCGCGGCGTGGCCGTGCTCACCGAGCCGCTCACCATCGCGGAGAAGGGCCTGCGCGAGCTGGCGCACATCCAGTCCCGCCTGCCGTGGAAGCCCGCTCCCGGCAAGGCGCTGGTGCTGGGCGCGGGGCCGGTGGCGCAGCTGGGGGCCATGGCGCTGATGCGCGGGGGCTTCGACGTGACGGTGTACTCGCGCAGCCCCAAGCCCAACGAGAAGGCCGCCGCATCCGAGGCGGTGGGCGCGCCGTACATCTCCTCGAAGGAGGTGTCGGTGGAGGATTTGAAGAAACAGCTGGGCGGCGTGGCCGTCATCTACGAGGCGACGGGTGCGTCGAAGGTGGCCTTCGACTCGCTCCAGGTGCTGGAGGAGAACGGCGTGCTCATCTTCACCGGCGTGCCCGGACGCGAGGAGCCACTGGAGCTGAAGGGCGACCAGGTGCTGGGGCAGCTCGTCCTGGGCAACCGGGTGATGTTCGGCACGGTGAACGCGGCGGACAGCGACTTCCGTGAGGCGCTGGAGGACCTGGCCCGCTTCCGCGCGAAGTGGCCGGGAAGGGTGGAGGCGCTCATCACCCAGCGTCACCCGCCGTCGGAGTTCGCGAAGGTGGTGGAAGCGAAGGGCGGCATCAAACACGTCATCTCATTCCAGGAGCATGCCCGGTGA
- a CDS encoding ABC transporter ATP-binding protein translates to MLRRLIERMRGLRRVAPHLLRPAHVNADRAKISIAQLDHHYANKVVALKDVNLNVRSGEFVCLLGPSGCGKSTLLYALAGHVSPTGGSVAIDGKPIQGPGPDRLLMFQEAALFPWLTVRGNITFALGARGVPRSERRERADTFIQRVRLEGFADTLPHQLSGGMKMRASLARALAVDPTVLLMDEPFGALDAQTRVHMQELLQSIWLRSGKTVVFVTHDVQEALMLGTRVVLMAPRPGRVVEDLEIHLPMPRSLEDPSLDAMARDIRHRLRAAEGAPLEAPPEEPLQRRTRTPSSLPRTRIVTSR, encoded by the coding sequence ATGCTTCGACGCCTCATCGAGCGGATGCGGGGCCTGCGCCGGGTGGCGCCCCACCTGCTCCGGCCCGCCCACGTGAACGCGGACCGGGCGAAGATCTCCATCGCCCAGCTGGACCACCACTACGCCAACAAGGTCGTGGCGCTGAAGGACGTGAACCTCAACGTCCGCTCGGGGGAGTTCGTCTGCCTGCTGGGCCCCTCCGGCTGCGGCAAGTCCACGCTGCTCTACGCGCTGGCGGGCCACGTGTCCCCCACGGGCGGCAGCGTGGCCATTGACGGCAAGCCCATCCAGGGGCCCGGGCCGGACCGGCTGCTGATGTTCCAGGAGGCCGCGCTGTTCCCGTGGCTCACCGTGCGCGGCAACATCACCTTCGCGCTGGGCGCCCGGGGCGTGCCGCGCAGCGAGCGCCGCGAGCGGGCGGACACCTTCATCCAGCGCGTGCGCCTGGAGGGCTTCGCGGACACGCTGCCCCACCAGCTCTCCGGCGGCATGAAGATGCGCGCCAGCCTGGCCCGGGCGCTCGCGGTGGACCCCACCGTGCTGCTGATGGACGAGCCCTTCGGCGCGCTGGATGCCCAGACGCGCGTGCACATGCAGGAGCTGTTGCAGTCCATCTGGCTGCGCTCCGGCAAGACGGTGGTGTTCGTCACGCACGACGTGCAGGAGGCCCTGATGCTGGGCACCCGCGTGGTGCTGATGGCGCCCCGCCCGGGCCGCGTGGTGGAGGACCTGGAGATCCACCTGCCCATGCCGCGCTCGCTGGAGGACCCGTCCCTGGACGCCATGGCGCGCGACATCCGTCACCGCCTGCGCGCCGCGGAGGGAGCCCCGCTGGAGGCCCCGCCCGAGGAGCCCCTGCAGCGCCGCACGCGCACCCCGTCCAGCCTGCCACGCACCCGCATCGTGACCAGTCGTTAG
- a CDS encoding ABC transporter permease, with protein sequence MLKWAQKLGMIALLFAVWEVLSRSGVWNKHLFPGPLEVVKTLLAMARDGQLGGATLRSLGRLTHAYVMSVAIGVPLGLCIARLAFFRNAVKPVVMGLQALPSICWLPLALLWFGLNDGAILFVVVMGSVLGISIATEDAVNGLDPQLARVASTLGVRGLRFYFGVLLPGALPGIVTGLKLGWSFAWRALLAGELLFVSGGLGQLLTMGRELMDVSQVMAVMLAIILIGITVDRVLFQTVEARLRRRWGLTASV encoded by the coding sequence ATGCTGAAGTGGGCGCAGAAGCTGGGGATGATCGCGCTGCTCTTCGCCGTCTGGGAGGTGCTGTCGCGCTCGGGCGTGTGGAACAAGCACCTGTTCCCCGGGCCGCTGGAGGTGGTGAAGACGCTCCTCGCCATGGCCCGCGACGGACAGCTCGGCGGCGCCACGCTGCGCTCGCTGGGCCGGCTGACGCACGCCTACGTCATGTCGGTGGCCATCGGCGTCCCGCTGGGGCTCTGCATCGCGCGGCTGGCCTTCTTCCGCAACGCGGTGAAGCCGGTGGTGATGGGGCTGCAGGCCCTGCCCTCCATCTGCTGGCTGCCGCTGGCCCTGCTGTGGTTCGGCCTCAACGACGGCGCCATCCTCTTCGTGGTGGTGATGGGCAGCGTGCTGGGCATCTCCATCGCCACCGAGGACGCGGTCAACGGCCTGGATCCGCAGCTGGCGCGCGTGGCCAGCACCCTGGGCGTGCGGGGCCTGCGCTTCTACTTCGGCGTGCTGTTGCCCGGCGCGCTGCCCGGCATCGTCACGGGGCTCAAGCTGGGGTGGAGCTTCGCGTGGCGCGCGCTGCTCGCGGGCGAGCTGCTCTTCGTCTCCGGCGGCCTGGGCCAATTGCTCACCATGGGCCGCGAGCTGATGGACGTGTCGCAGGTGATGGCGGTGATGCTGGCCATCATCCTCATTGGCATCACGGTGGACCGCGTCCTCTTCCAGACGGTGGAGGCGCGCCTGCGGCGCCGCTGGGGACTGACGGCGTCCGTGTGA
- a CDS encoding ABC transporter substrate-binding protein has product MSSARPLSLLLGLCVLLSGVASCKKDTPSGANAPLRVAFFPNITHAQALVANSEGLFGSQPGMGHVEVRQFNAGPAAMEALVSGSVDVAYVGPGPAINTYLKAGKELRIIAGAVNGGAVLVVKNVKTAAELKGKKLATPQLGNTQDIALRTWLKAQKLSLATDAGGDVQVIPISNPDILAQYLQGAIEGAWVPEPWGARMLAEGGGHILVDERDLWPDKRFPTTVVVTTKKVLETQRPRIAALLRTHVQLTERWRADPAAFATSVNAAFGQLTRKPLPAPVLQDAFSRLEPGLDPVPAALKGSAEHAKSLGFIPSDDIAGLVDLSVLDEVRGGGAKPN; this is encoded by the coding sequence ATGTCTTCCGCGCGTCCGCTGTCCCTGCTGCTCGGCCTCTGCGTCCTCCTGTCCGGCGTCGCCTCCTGCAAGAAGGACACGCCCTCCGGCGCCAACGCGCCCCTGCGCGTGGCCTTCTTCCCCAACATCACGCACGCGCAGGCGCTGGTGGCGAACTCGGAGGGGCTCTTCGGGTCGCAGCCCGGCATGGGCCACGTGGAGGTGCGGCAGTTCAACGCGGGCCCCGCCGCCATGGAGGCGCTGGTGTCGGGCTCCGTGGACGTGGCCTACGTGGGCCCGGGCCCCGCCATCAACACGTACCTCAAGGCCGGCAAGGAGCTGCGCATCATCGCGGGCGCGGTGAACGGCGGCGCGGTGCTGGTGGTGAAGAACGTGAAGACGGCCGCGGAGCTCAAGGGCAAGAAGCTGGCGACGCCGCAACTGGGCAACACGCAGGACATCGCGCTGCGCACCTGGCTCAAGGCCCAGAAGCTGAGCCTGGCCACCGACGCGGGCGGCGACGTGCAGGTGATTCCCATCAGCAACCCGGACATCCTGGCCCAGTACCTCCAGGGCGCCATCGAGGGCGCGTGGGTGCCCGAGCCCTGGGGCGCGCGCATGCTCGCCGAAGGGGGCGGTCACATCCTGGTGGACGAGCGCGACCTCTGGCCGGACAAGCGCTTCCCCACCACGGTGGTGGTGACGACGAAGAAGGTGCTGGAGACGCAGCGCCCGCGCATCGCGGCGCTCCTGCGCACGCACGTGCAGCTCACGGAGCGGTGGCGCGCGGACCCCGCGGCCTTCGCCACGTCGGTCAACGCCGCCTTCGGTCAGCTCACGCGCAAGCCCCTGCCCGCGCCCGTGCTCCAGGACGCGTTCTCCCGCCTGGAGCCGGGGTTGGATCCGGTGCCCGCCGCGCTGAAGGGCTCCGCCGAGCACGCGAAGTCGCTGGGGTTCATCCCCAGCGACGACATCGCGGGGCTCGTGGACCTCAGCGTCCTGGACGAGGTGCGCGGCGGTGGGGCGAAGCCGAACTAG